Within the Mucilaginibacter sp. CSA2-8R genome, the region CCTTTGCTATCATAGCATTTTGCAGCTTTCTACATTTTTATCGTCATTTTAGACAATATTGCCATTCAAGATATTATAACTCCTGTAGATTAGCATTTATGGGTGATTCATCCTGACAACTGGCAATTTATATAGTAGTTATATGCATCAACTTGTTTAAGTTCAACTGGTTAACATTAGTTTAAAAAGAATTACTATGGTACAAGCACATTTACATACTATTCTGCCTAACCGGTTTGCGAGGCATATCTTCATTTTGGGAATAATGGTGTTCCATTATACACTTGCTTTTTCCCAGCCGTCGGTAACCGGCCCTCAAACCACAGGTACTCCCGGTATTCAGATCGTACAAGAAATTAAGCAGCCAAACAGAAAGTTCAGTGAAAAAGATTTGGCTGCTTATTTATTAGTCTACTTTAAAGACCAGGACCAGTCTGCATACCTCGCTGTCAGCGCTGATGGTTATACCTTCACGGATATTAATAACGGCAAACCGGTTTTTATTGGCTCCGGGCTTGCTGAGCAAAAGGGTGTCCGGGATCCGCACATCTCCAGAGGTCCGGATGGGGCGTTCTATCTGGCTATGACAGACCTGCATATATTTGGTAAGCGTGCCGGCTACCGCGATACGGAATGGGAGCGGCCCCACGAAAAATACGGTTGGGGCAATAACCGGGCGCTGGTACTCATGAAATCGTACGACCTGATACATTGGACACATGCAGATTTTCGTGTCGATAAGGCATTTCCGGAGCTGGGAGATATTGATTGTGCCTGGGCACCCGAAACGATCTATGACCCAACAGCCAAGAAAATGATGGTTTATTTTACTATCCGTTATAACAATAAGGATGCTGGCATTTATTACGCCTATGCAAATGCAAACTTTACCAAACTCGAAACCGTTCCGAAGCGCATCAACGAAGTTGGTGGTATTGATGCCGATATTACTAAGGTAGGAAATGAATACCAAATGTTTTTTGTTGCAGGTGCTAAGATTTGGCACGCCGTTTCTGATAAAATTAACACTGGTTACCAACCCGATAAAGAACACCGGATAGACCCTGAGCAAGTATCTACAGAAGCTCCAAACGTGTTTAAACGTATTGGCACCAACACCTATGTTTTAATGTATGACGTTTATGGCGCCCGCCCCAGCAACATGGGATTTAGCGAAACAACCAACTTTAATCACTTCAAGGACCTGAAACACTTCAACGATGGTGTCATGAAAACGACCAATTTTACAAGCCCGAAGCATGGTGCAGTAACCTATCTGACAAAAAAGGAACTGGACGCCATAGTAGCGCATTGGCATGTTGAACTTAAAAATAATTAACAGCATCCTTTGATGAGTGCAGGGCCCCTGCTGAACCATATTTTGCCTATAAATGCTTTTATACAAAAAGTCCTTATATATTCGGCTGCTGCAACTTCCTTAAGCTTAAATGAAAGAGCCTTTTATAATTAAGCATTTTTGGTTAAATACGCTGACATACTTTTAGCCGACTTGCTTCGAGACGGGAGTACAACGCAATAGGCGTTTATTACTGCTTTATTGCACTTAAACTAAATGATTCAATAAGTTGTGACAGATAGTGAATTATTAAACTAAAACACAACTTTTATGTTTAAGCTGAAGAATTTCAAGCTATGAATAAATACAAAGCAATCATTATTGGTACTGTCGCTGTTTTTTTAATTACATCTAACGCTCAGGCGCAATTCGGCGGGTTGCTGCAAAAAGCGAAAGACAGAGCAGCGCAAAAAGCAGGCGAAATGATGGATGGGAAAAAAGAGCCTAAAACAGAGCCTGTGTCCGGAAATAAAAGATTAAAAGTGAATGCTGCTTTCGATTTTTCTTCTGGAGATTCTGTGCTTTTTGTGGAAAGCTTTTCTGCAGTGCCGGCTGGAGCTACCGTCAGATCACTTAAAACGAACGGATCTGCCACGGTAGCCACGTTGGATGATATGCCTGGGAAATGGCTGTTAATGGAGGCCAACGCCACGTACAGGCTTACTAAGCAGCTTTTTTACCCAAAACGTTTCACTGTAGAGTTTGATATCATTGTTGCTGCAGACAAAGTAAGTGATGTCGATCCTGTAATTTTCGGTTTTACTAATGACAATAGTGTCAGGGGATATATACAGCAGGATGGAGCCCATACTACGCTGCAATATTATAATAATGATGATATTGTTGTGGGTAATGCGCACGGCAAGTATTTATCTACCAATTTTGATTTAACTCCTTATAACAATCGTTCGATGCATGTTTCTATAATGGTGGATGGGGACCGGTTTGTGCTATATTTAGACAAAACTAAAATTACGGATACAGAATTATTTCTGCCATCCGAAACCAAAAATTTCTATCTGAGTGCCCCTTTGTCTTATCACAATGGTGCCAAAGTTTTGATTGGCAATCTTCGCATTGCCGGATTCAGAAAAGTATAAGTCCAGCTTTCAGCTTCAAAAATTATACTTATCGGAGAACTAAGACTGAATGTTATTTTAACACCGTGACTGTATTTATATTTTAGAATTACAAATTAGCGTTAAGCCTTCCTGACTTATGTGTTAACAAACCTGCAGCTTCTTAATTAGGGTTTATTTATCTTAAACAACCAACGTTGACAGATACGATTTTTATTCCCTGCGCATTCTGCGGCTTTAAAAATTGTGAGCAAAAGTTTTATAAAAGGGTTTAAGTGGATACTATCACGCATTGCTTAACAGCATTCCGCTATTTAGTTACCCGAATGCAGCATGGGAAATACCGCTTTGCCTTAACCTCACTGACGTGGATGCAACTCAAGGGATAAGGTTATTTCGATAAATAACTATCAAAGTCGTCTGACCACCAATTTTCAACATTGTGTTTGTTACAGAATGGTGCCATCTGCACATCACATAAAATTAAACGATTAATCGAGGGATCTATATAATAAGGCCCTGCGCCAATGAAGCCGGTACGACCGGTAACTAAGAAGAATATAAGCATATAGCTTTGTTCTGTAAACGCTTATGACGTTCTAAAAAGCATTACTAAGAATACGGTGGGCATTACGCCCGCCGTATCAAATATTGCCTTAAACGCTGATCTTTTCACGGGCTGCCTTAGCTGCGGCAACCATGTTTTCGAGTGCCGCTTTAGTCTCCGGCCATTTCCGGGTTTTCAAACCGCAATCCGGATTCACCCAAAGGTTTTGTGCTGGTAACAGGGCAGAAGCTTTAATTAAAAGTGACACCATTTCATCGGTTGTTGGTACCCGGGGCGAATGTATATCATATACGCCTGGGCCTATCTCATTCGGATATTTGAAATGGGCAAAAGCATGCAACAGCTCCATTTGTGAACGTGAGGTTTCAATGGTAATTACATCGGCGTCCATAGCTGCAATATGCTCAATAATCTGGTTAAATTCGCTGTAGCACATGTGGGTATGTATCTGCGTTTGGTCTTCAACACCACCAGCCGTAATGCGGAAGGCTTTTACCGCCCAGTCCAGATAGTGAGGGTGTTTGGCTTTGCGCAGGGGTAACCCTTCACGTATGGCTGCCTCATCAATCTGTATAATACCGATGCCTGCTTTTTCCAGCGCCAATACCTCATCACGTATTGCTAAGGCAATCTGGTTGGTGGTTATGTCGCGCGGCTGGTCATCGCGCACAAAAGACCATTGCAGTATAGTTACGGGTCCGGTCAGCATACCTTTCATTAGCTTTTTGGTCTGCGCGGCGGCAAAGGTAATCCAATGCACGGTCATGTCCTGCCGGCGGCTTACGTCGCCGTAAATCACCGGAGGCTTTACACAACGGCTGCCATAGCTTTGTACCCAGCCATTCTTAGTAAACAGAAAGCCGTCCAACTGCTCACCAAAATACTCCACCATATCATTACGTTCAAACTCTCCGTGCACCAGTACATCCAAACCAAGGTTTTCTTGCCAGCGTATCACCTCCACAGTCGCTTCCCTGATGGCTTTTTCGTATTGTTCAGGTGTCAGATCGCCCTTCTTTAACTTGGCACGCAATTGCCGAATGTCTTCTGTTTGAGGAAATGACCCAATAGTGGTGGTAGGGAAAGCCGGCAGACTAAAACGTTCATGATGCAATTGCTGGCGTACAGGAAATGGGCTTTTGCGCGAAGCATCAGCTTCCGTAATGGCTGCTACCTGGTCTTTAACGTTTTGCTTATGTACCTTAACAGACGTGCGGCGGCTAGCTATGGCCGCTTTGTTTGCAGCTAATAGCGTATGATCTCCTTGTGCAATCTGTTTTAGTTCAACTACCTCAAACAGCTTTTGCCTGGCAAAGGCCATCCAGTTCCTGATCTCCGGATCGATCGTGGTTTCCGCCTCCAGATCAATAGGGCTGTGCAACAAAGA harbors:
- a CDS encoding glycoside hydrolase family 43 protein, which encodes MVQAHLHTILPNRFARHIFILGIMVFHYTLAFSQPSVTGPQTTGTPGIQIVQEIKQPNRKFSEKDLAAYLLVYFKDQDQSAYLAVSADGYTFTDINNGKPVFIGSGLAEQKGVRDPHISRGPDGAFYLAMTDLHIFGKRAGYRDTEWERPHEKYGWGNNRALVLMKSYDLIHWTHADFRVDKAFPELGDIDCAWAPETIYDPTAKKMMVYFTIRYNNKDAGIYYAYANANFTKLETVPKRINEVGGIDADITKVGNEYQMFFVAGAKIWHAVSDKINTGYQPDKEHRIDPEQVSTEAPNVFKRIGTNTYVLMYDVYGARPSNMGFSETTNFNHFKDLKHFNDGVMKTTNFTSPKHGAVTYLTKKELDAIVAHWHVELKNN
- the metE gene encoding 5-methyltetrahydropteroyltriglutamate--homocysteine S-methyltransferase yields the protein MLTQNLGYPRIGGQRQLKKACEQYWAGKINFDELSQVARAIKTDNWQTQLEAGIDLIPCNDFSFYDHVLDTSLLLGNIPKRYAEVLTGVKGNSEIDLYFAMARGYQKGDLDITAMEMTKWLDTNYHYIVPEFSANQEFKLFSENIFSEFTLAQQQLGAKAKPVLLGPVSYLLLGKEKEENFDRIDLIKKLIPLYVEIINRLKQLGAAWIQLDEPCLALDLSKIEKEAFEYAYRSIANRVSGIKILIATYFEGLLDNTQLAVNLPVAALHIDLVRAPEQLDEVLAFIPNYMTLSLGLIDGRNIWKNDYEKSINLINKAISKLGADRIIIAPSCSLLHSPIDLEAETTIDPEIRNWMAFARQKLFEVVELKQIAQGDHTLLAANKAAIASRRTSVKVHKQNVKDQVAAITEADASRKSPFPVRQQLHHERFSLPAFPTTTIGSFPQTEDIRQLRAKLKKGDLTPEQYEKAIREATVEVIRWQENLGLDVLVHGEFERNDMVEYFGEQLDGFLFTKNGWVQSYGSRCVKPPVIYGDVSRRQDMTVHWITFAAAQTKKLMKGMLTGPVTILQWSFVRDDQPRDITTNQIALAIRDEVLALEKAGIGIIQIDEAAIREGLPLRKAKHPHYLDWAVKAFRITAGGVEDQTQIHTHMCYSEFNQIIEHIAAMDADVITIETSRSQMELLHAFAHFKYPNEIGPGVYDIHSPRVPTTDEMVSLLIKASALLPAQNLWVNPDCGLKTRKWPETKAALENMVAAAKAAREKISV